One part of the Amaranthus tricolor cultivar Red isolate AtriRed21 chromosome 16, ASM2621246v1, whole genome shotgun sequence genome encodes these proteins:
- the LOC130802364 gene encoding DNA polymerase zeta processivity subunit isoform X1, whose protein sequence is MVGQIARILVNFLEVAITSIVFHKGVYPSGAFERRRYMNLVVQKAKHPELENYIHSAVNGLVPFLEKGVVERVVVIFFDSDNSPLERYNFKFQVNQSGGPKVQESDLGFSLRSFLVKLSLSKALARVLPRDCRWEITAFFSPEAQISISNPVEHWIPTNTKQWQKIPLITPIKSMSSEPLSLQLYMEHPSLSEANSDQI, encoded by the exons atGGTAGGGCAGATTGCTCGTATTCTGGTAAATTTTCTAGAAGTGGCAATCACTTCCATCGTTTTCCACAAAGGTGTCTATCCATCTg GAGCATTTGAGAGGCGAAGGTACATGAATTTAGTGGTTCAAAAAGCAAAGCATCCTGAACTCGAAAACTACATACATTCTGCAGTTAATGGACTCGTTCCTTTTTTGGAAAAG GGTGTTGTTGAAAGAGTTGTAGTTATATTCTTTGATTCGGATAACAGCCCGCTGGAAAgatataatttcaaatttcaagTGAACCAATCTGGTGGACCGAAAGTGCAAGAATCGGACCTTGGATTCTCTCTTAGATCATTTCTTGTCAAGTTATCTTTGTCAAAGGCTCTTGCCAGGGTTCTGCCAAGGG ATTGCAGGTGGGAGATTACTGCTTTTTTCAGTCCTGAAGCTCAAATTAGTATAAGCAATCCCGTGGAGCATTGGATCCCAACAAACACCAAACAATGGCAGAAAATTCCCCTGATAACTCCTATAAAGTCCATGAGCTCTGAACCTCTTAGTTTGCAGTTGTACATGGAGCATCCCAGCTTGTCTGAAGCAAACTCTGATCAGATATAG
- the LOC130802364 gene encoding DNA polymerase zeta processivity subunit isoform X2 produces the protein MNLVVQKAKHPELENYIHSAVNGLVPFLEKGVVERVVVIFFDSDNSPLERYNFKFQVNQSGGPKVQESDLGFSLRSFLVKLSLSKALARVLPRDCRWEITAFFSPEAQISISNPVEHWIPTNTKQWQKIPLITPIKSMSSEPLSLQLYMEHPSLSEANSDQI, from the exons ATGAATTTAGTGGTTCAAAAAGCAAAGCATCCTGAACTCGAAAACTACATACATTCTGCAGTTAATGGACTCGTTCCTTTTTTGGAAAAG GGTGTTGTTGAAAGAGTTGTAGTTATATTCTTTGATTCGGATAACAGCCCGCTGGAAAgatataatttcaaatttcaagTGAACCAATCTGGTGGACCGAAAGTGCAAGAATCGGACCTTGGATTCTCTCTTAGATCATTTCTTGTCAAGTTATCTTTGTCAAAGGCTCTTGCCAGGGTTCTGCCAAGGG ATTGCAGGTGGGAGATTACTGCTTTTTTCAGTCCTGAAGCTCAAATTAGTATAAGCAATCCCGTGGAGCATTGGATCCCAACAAACACCAAACAATGGCAGAAAATTCCCCTGATAACTCCTATAAAGTCCATGAGCTCTGAACCTCTTAGTTTGCAGTTGTACATGGAGCATCCCAGCTTGTCTGAAGCAAACTCTGATCAGATATAG